The following are encoded together in the Malaya genurostris strain Urasoe2022 chromosome 3, Malgen_1.1, whole genome shotgun sequence genome:
- the LOC131434113 gene encoding odorant receptor 82a-like, with protein sequence MISVKDWSERFLRVQLICLSLIGVGQNESVSNRVLFHMCLISMAVMDLAAVLFALENTGNIILVCDCLGPLFTCYLAIQKQLCLNANRTELWEIINKLRKLRSKAQTQEVHIFDQSIKIDQRLAIAFLTTSSITASLFVVTALVKGLYSTIIQNDANWNFPLSLRFSNHNTILRITQPTINESSAMFLLYRGENEQSMYQYSYIYIYIVASVSSDAIFAGLISSIVVHFRCIQMRFKDRDFTDQDESLLELIEYHKLVLHMSRSLMSSFRMIIFQNLLVASILLCTLGFQLVMFLGSSIMLIYIVYVSAIVIQITFFSYFGSRILHESTLVADAIYCSNWYKASPKVRKVLLLCMMRAQIPVNVKAVFIVASLPTMRAIMNSAGSYITLLLSLT encoded by the exons ATGATTTCCGTCAAGGATTGGTCAGAACGCTTTCTGAGAGTGCAGCTAATTTGTCTGTCGTTGATCGGTGTAGGGCAGAATGAAAGTGTGTCGAATAGAGTCCTGTTTCATATGTGTTTGATTTCAATGGCAGTTATGGATTTGGCCGCCGTTCTGTTTGCTTTGGAAAACACCGGCAACATTATTCTGGTTTGCGATTGCCTGGGTCCTCTGTTCACGTGCTATTTGGCTATTCAAAAACAACTGTGTTTGAATGCAAACCGAACTGAACTGtgggaaataataaacaaactaCGTAAACTGAGAAGCAAAG CTCAAACTCAGGAGGTTCATATTTTCGATCAAAGTATCAAAATTGACCAACGATTAGCTATTGCTTTTCTGACCACTTCCTCAATAACTGCTTCGTTGTTCGTCGTTACAGCACTTGTGAAGGGACTATATAGTACAATAATTCAAAATGATGCTAACTGGAACTTTCCGCTTTCTTTGAGGTTT TCAAACCACAACACCATTTTGCGGATTACTCAGCCTACAATCAACGAATCGAGTGCAATGTTTCTATTATATCGAGGCGAGAATGAGCAGTCAATGTATCAGTACTC atatatatatatatatatagtggcAAGCGTTTCCAGTGATGCTATTTTTGCAGGACTAATCTCTTCTATAGTGGTGCATTTTAGATGCATTCAAATGCGGTTCAAAGATCGCGATTTTACCGACCAAGATGAATCCTTGCTGGAACTAATCGAATACCACAAGCTTGTTCTACATATGTCACGAAGTTTGATGTCTTcatttcggatgatcatttttcaaaacctgcttgttGCTTCGATACTTCTGTGCACTTTGGGATTTCAACTGGTTATGTTTTTGGGGTCATCCATAATGCTGATATATATTGTGTACGTATCTGCTATTGTCATTCAAATTACCTTCTTTTCCTATTTCGGATCTCGCATATTGCATGAG AGCACGTTGGTAGCAGATGCGATCTATTGCAGTAATTGGTACAAGGCTTCGCCCAAGGTACGCAAAGTATTGCTGTTATGTATGATGCGAGCTCAGATTCCGGTCAACGTAAAGGCTGTATTTATAGTGGCTTCCTTACCAACAATGAGAGCT attatgaaTTCAGCTGGTTCTTACATTACTTTACTGTTATCACTAACatag